aaaaaataagattGTTCAACAATCGATATATAAGGGGTTGTGGGTGATGTGTATGAACTAGAAACTACTACTAGTTTATCAAGCATTTTCCTATTAGTTGATACGTGCAAAATTATTTAATCAATGTTCACTTGATATGATGCCAGGAATGGGTGGTGAACAAGTCGTTagcttttttttatttcctCTGTGTAAGGTtttgctggcctctgatgccaCTGGCCTTGGAGCTTTTGCAAAAACTTGATTTCTGCTTTAGTACGAGATTTTGATATCCATGGAATACGGATATACTTCAAACAAGATACTAGTAATTAGAAATTCAActcaaattataaattaatatcTAATGATGAAAAGCTGCTTCGGATTTTTGTTCTCTATCTGATTACAAGTACAGATGGTCCTGTGAACTAAACACTACTTCTAGTAATTTATTAAACATTTAATCCTTCCATTTCCATTTGAATATATAAATGTAGTTTGACCCAATGCGATCTTTGATGCTTGGGGTGTCAACTTCTCCCATATCCTATTATCCATAGCAACAAAATCATAATAATAGGAAATAGCATTCAAATAcaaatctaattgcataagaaaaTTTACATGTTAGTAGACTGATAGTTGCTCGAAGTTTATATCGTTTTAATCTTGAAATGCGTCTGTGCCATATAAAAAGTAATGGAGTGCTGGCAGATACAAATTTCTTGATGGTGTTTAAGGAATGGGTAGTAAACAAGTCAGTTTGGTTTatcttatttttcttttatctcCATTTTTCAAAGTTTTGGTATTCTCTGATGTGGTGATGCCACTTGCCTCGGACCTGTTGTAAAAAATTGCTTTCCGATTTAATACAAAGATGCATGTACTTCTAAGAAAATACCGGTATTCTGGTAATAAATCGGAAATTCAATTCAAGTTCTGAAATCGCAATGGCAGACTTCTCTATCTCTGACTACCAAGGGCCAACTGGGGCACAATCTTTTTGGCTTCTGATTATGTCAATATTGATGGCCCTATGAACTGAAGATTTGAACTTTATTTGCCCTTGCTCAGTCTACTGTGGCAGAGGGGACAAGAAGACGAAAAGGGGCAAAAGGTTCAACCATTCATATGGCAACGTGAGTGCTCGAGTCCAGCATAACGTCTCCCATTTTTGTGCTGCAATCCTTATTTATTTAGCTGTCTAATTATTTCAGGCAAGGCCCCGCAACAAGAAGAAGGGAACTGGCCCACAACGCCTTTTTGCCCCTCCAGCACCCCCTAGGAAGGATCAGTTCGATGATGGGGAGATCATTCCGATTGAGATAGATGAAGACATCCTGGAATAGGTTGTCTGAATTTTGCTTTGATTTATCACTGTCCTATGCTTAACTTGCCTAGCCTGTATGAAATACAATTTCTTTGAAGTAATTATTCTCTCTTCTACATAATGCACATGCCTCCACATTTTCCTTGGTTAGTAATGAATCTACTGCATAGAGTTATTCCTTACACACTACCAGCTGCGGCGCACACTACATCAAACTTCGGTTAGTTGAGCTATCAGAACTGGGAAAATAGATTTGATCACTTGTTTTAGCTCTGCGTTAGCCACCTTAGCAACATGATTGGAAATTGTTTATGATAACTGGGAAAGCATGTCTGAAAAACAGCACATACATAAGTTATTGCTGTTACTGTTGCTGTATATCTTTCAGTTCAAGGATTGGGTTGTCTTGCCTTCACCTGCTGAATTACGGGCTATTATTCCGCCAATGTTTCCAGGCAAGTATTGCCTTAGtgcaaaaataaagaaaagaaaagggaacaAAACCAATTAGTCTGATTCTGTGATCAAGTTTGCCATGATGTGGTGAGTAACTGTATGCTGTCGACTGAGCACTCAATCTTTGCAGATTCACTGCTATCATCATCATCCAGTGAGTAACTGGTCAAAGATTTGTTTTCAACCATACTTTTATGCTGCACTCCAAGAAAATAAGCAATAGCATTGTAGTTCATTAAATAATCAGTGCATTGCTTAGTACTAGTGTCTACTGGTCCTATATCTTCTGTATCCATTGCTGTTGGCCTAATTTTCTTGACTATGTCTCTTGTGAGCTATGGCTTGTCTTAGACAGCTAAATATGATCCTGACTAATTGTATTTGGTTCCTCTTCATTAACCTCAAAATATAATCCTGAGTTCCTGACTAGTATTTcaagcaaaaggaaaaaaatattacCAATAATAAAAATGAAACCTGGTGTCGTTCCTCACTGAACTGCACATTGTGGCAAGAATTCCACCATTTTTCAAGGCACTTGCGGCATTATTTTCAAAATTCATATCAACTAAGATTCATGGTAAGAACGATTTAACCATCCGTACCAATATACCACCATATCAGTAAATCAGCATGTATAGGACATACTGCAGAGTTTGCAACGTTCTACCGGATGCATCCCTTGAGATGTTGGACCAATTCTCTTTAAGGTCTTCGTGAGCCATATCATATTTGTGAACTACGTATTTGCAGGATTACATATAATGTTTGGCTTCTGTTTTCCGTTCATTTTTGAAAACCAGGTGTACTGTACATAACGACATATATATATTAACATCTTGATGAATCCTGTGCATATAATGTTCTGAGGGAAGTGCAGCCCATTCTTGTCTGAGGCTAAAGGTACCTGAAAGAGCCTATATGAGCTAACTCAATGCTGAATTTATTGACTTCGGAACAAAAAATCTGAAGGTTCCCAAGATTGGAAATTGTTTCCTAAGTATGTTCAATGTACCCACCAAAAAAATCCTCTTTATACTATACGGGGCAGGAATAATATATTTTGGCCTATTCTGTTATGACATGGAGACTCGGGAGATAATATAAGCATATAATAATATGTTAGTATTTGTTTGTTGATAATTGATTGAGTATACAAACAAGGGAGATTATTGCCTCAGATGTTGCCTATTATTGTGCCACAATTAAGGGCAAATACCCATTTTTTTAGTGTACCACACATCAATCCTTTGTTGTAAAAAGAATGTTCTTCCCCCCAGTAAATAAAGATCTCTTCAAGCATCTGCGTTGTAGGTGTTTTGGAGGGACCAATCTTGATTCATAGTTTATCCTGTTCACAAGTAATTCTGCAGCGGCTGCTGTTTGCTGTCACATGGAATGGATCGAATGATCCCTCCAATGATAGTTCCCCTATCCGGTGGATTGCTAATGGACAACCCATACGCCATGGACAGAAATCACTAGTCGCCAACCACCGGTTGTTGGCAGTGGCACGCAGCTATCAGAATCTGGATGGGACCACATCCATCCGTGCACCGTTTCCCGGAACTGGTCCTGATGAATAACCTGATCCTGGATCATCCGCGCCGCGCCTTTCAGGCTTGCCGCACCCGAAAGCTAGCTACTACTCGCACGTTCCGGGCAGCAGCTTTAAGTACGAATCAAGTATTGTTCCACCAGTGCACACATTATGCGAGGCATTATTATTGTTAATGGTATGGATTAATAGGACTGTGCGGTTGAAGATCGGGTTTGGTTGATCCGACTTGTCGACACTGTCTTGGGAAACCTTGTAGTTTTCGTCTTTTAGGTTTGTTCAGTCATTGACTACGGCAATTTTAAGAAATGCAAACGTATGGGTGTCCATCAACTAGTCTAGGGAAGTTGCATTGCTACTAGTGGAGCAGCCTTCAATTCTCTGACTTATATAGAGATTATTGTGGTTCATGGCCACAACATGCCTGATTTGTGTTGGACGAGCTTGACATTTTAGTACTTCatatgttccaaattatagatcaTTTTAGTTTTTATAGATACATAACATTtgatatgcatctagatatatccaaaaaaaattaaaaactcTACTAATTCAGGTATAACCGTAAAACCCCTGTACAAACACATGCCCACATGATCCTCAAAAGTTTAAGTCTAGTACGGAAATACTTAAACAAAACAGAGTAGTTAACCCACCCCAGAACATGATTGTTCTTTAACAACCTTTCTCCATCATCATTGACAAGAAACTTGTCAGCCCcatcactcactcactcactcactcacagtAGCGGCATACTAGTAGGCACGCTCATACAGGGCGGCCCGGAAATTGGGCCAGAGAGCTAGTGGGCAACAAGCCGGCCGCCGGGAGCAGAGCAGCTGCCAGCAGCAATGCCGACGCTGCGGCGGCGCAACCCGGACGTGCCCGTGAAGGCGCTGGAGGGAATCGTGTCGGCCAACACCTTCTTAACGGTGGCCGTCTTCATCGGCATCACGGGCACCATCACGCCCTCCGCCACCATCCCGCCCGCgtgcgtcgccggcgacgacatCGCGCGCAACTTCTTCCTCTTCGAGATCCTCTCCTTCGGCTTCTACCTCCTCTCCAGCCTCGTCGCGCAGGGGATGAAGCTCGCCGTCACTCTCCTGGCCGCCGACGAGTtctacggcgacggcgagcagaaGCCCCCGCCGTCCGACGACTGCGAGGAGATGCCGGCGTGGCGCGCCGCGGGGCcgcgggagcgccgcctcgccgtgctCAGGATCGCGCGGCCGATGATGCTGCTGGCGGCAGGGTGCTCCATCTTGGGCACCTTCTTCCTGCTGCTCTCCATGGTGGACGCCATCCAGCTCAAGTTCGGCCTCGTCTCCTGCGGCAtcccgctcgccgtcggcgcCACCTTCGCGCTCTCGGGGCTCGTCGTCGGCGGGCTGCTCTTCTACGGATCCACCGTCGCCTACGCCCTCACGCACTACCTGCCCTGAGTGCCGCCTGGCGCTCGATCTGCTTGCCTTCTGGGTTGGGGTTGGTCAGTTAATCGAGGAGTAGCTTCTTTtacccttttctttctttctttctttctttttttacttTATACGAAGCAGTGAGTAATTATTAACAGTCGATTCTGGAATACATATATACCTGCAATGCAAGAACAGGGTAGGTATACATGTTTCATGCTGCTTGCATCCAAAGGATAGTGACATTCTTAATTAGTGGCAAGGTTGCTGGCAACATGATTGTGTCTCATATAAATGTAAAAACTAGTCCCTCTAGTGTGGAGAAAACATGGCGTTTCTTTTGTGCTACTCTTATGTGTAGGCTACTTTCAATGAAAGTTTTATGGAGAGCTTCATAGTATTAAATTGTATAGCACattatcaattttgctgacataaTGTGAGAGAGAATGAGAGAGTTTTATGGGACGAGAGAGGAGTTTCGTCCTCATAAAACTCAGTTGACATAGTTAGCTAGTTCTCAATCTCTAAGAGTCTTTCTAAATTTCATCATCTAAATTAATATTTGGAGAGTCTTTTACATAAAAATCACTCTCGATATGTTTTCACTCTTCAAAagtttttttatatattgaGTACACTCTAGAAAGTTATTTCCATTATCTATCTTTGACTAGCAAGAAATGAGGAATGGAGGATAGCTACATTTGGATAACCACTTAGAGAAACTGTTGGGGGATATTTTTCTATCGAAATATCTATTCCTAGCAATAAGAAAAGATATAGAGAattttttggagatgctctaaaggATCCAATCCACCTTTTGTATtgtttgtttaaaagaaacccacTTCTTGGATTCAGCACTAGAGTTGGATGGTCGGAGAGCTTGAAaatacacacacgcacacacgccACATTGCAAATTAATGTTCATACTAATGTTTAGTTCTTTATTAGTTAGTAGTGTTGAAAGGATTATTATCATTGGGTGATACTCCATAAGAGCTACTCTAGTTGTGGCATGGACCCTTGAGGCAAAGGAGATGGCATAGTTTGATTCTACTTTCAACGATGTAGACACGCTGCTATAATatctattaaccgaggtgggCAAAATTTATTAACCGAGACGTTTTTGGCAACCGCCTCAGATCCAGGTCATGGTAAATGACCAATTTTCCGAGACATTTtgctgcccgcctcggttaatcaaataaaaagaagaagagcCTGCTGAGCCCATCACAAGCCCACCAAGCCCATCTGAGCTGCTgcgtccgccgccgcaccgctgcGCTGTCCATCCGCTATGTGTCTGctgttgctgcaatggaaggagAGGAGGACCGTACGGGAGGAGCGCCATGGAGGTGGAGAAGGCCAAGTGTGAGGCGCTGGACCGCCACGTCGCGTTCGTGCACACGCCGTGCACGCGGCCAcgaaggcggcggcgttctACGACGACCTCCTCACGACTGTGGCACGGTTTCTCTAGCGCCCGCCGCCTGCCCcgtccgccgcgctcgccgcccacCATGTCCACCACGTCTGCCGCCTGCCGcgcaggcggcgcggcgcatccGCCGCTGTTGCTGTGGAGAAGGAGGGGCTGCTCGAGGATGGAAAtgtggagagagggaggggtggcTAGGAGAAGGTGGAGAGCTATGAGGATGGAACCCTAACTCCAGTTTATATACTCCAAGCGGCATATCGGGTCGGGATGGGCTGTCTGGGCTCCGAGATGGGCATATATTATCCGAAGCGCGCCTTATAGCGCGTCCACCTCGTTTAATGTATTAATTGAGGCGTTTACATTAGAACAACCATCTCGGTTAATGTATATTAACCAAGACGGACATTTTAAGGTGTCCACCTCTGTTAATCGATTTTGGGAGACAATTTTTTGTAACCACTACGATTAAGAAAAAATGACTGCCTCAGTTAATCATAGGCATTAATCGAGACTGTTAATAAACGTGCCTGCCTCTGAGGCCATTTTTAAAGGTCATGATTAATGTTTTTTTAGTAGTGACATGGATTTCTGTCAgcccccactctctctctctcacacacacgtcttttttttctccatcgATTATTCCCTATTGTCATTACGCGGCATCAAATTATGGTGAAttattaaaaaagaaaaagaatcgaAATCCGCTTACTTCTATAATTTTCCAAATGGGCCAGGCCCCGGTgttggtgttttaccgtcgggttctccgaggggtatcccgaggagagtggttatgagtagggactcgccgagatcagaacgcgatggtgcaaggaacacaaggattcagacaagttcaggccgccggagcgtaataccctgcgtcctgtgtggtggtttgtattcccttaggtgttgttcgatgctttggaggggtccctgtccgcccttataaatCTTGGGGGGAccgggttacatggaaagttctagccGAGTACGTTTAGATTTCTACTCCGAgtaggtcgggtagtttccttgtacttcaGCTAGTTCTACTGCTGTACGAGTAGATACAAGGCGACGAGGGATAGTCTATGTGCTATCCCTCTTTTCGGAACATTCTGTGCCTATGAGTAGTCCCGtgaccccgggtctgacaagcccccgagctcttcgtagttgtcggtgttttaccgtcgggttctcctaggggtatcccgaggagagtggttatgagtagggactcgccgagatcagaacgcgatggtgcaaggaacacaaggatttagacaggttcaggccgccggagcgtaataccctacaacctgtatggtggtttgtattccctcaagTATTTTTccatgttttggaggggtccctgttcgcccttatatagtctgtgGGAACAGGGTTACACGGAAGTgctagtcgagttctgttaggattcTAGCCCGAGGGGTTCGGCTAGTTCCCGAGACAGTCGACtggttctactcctattcgggtagatacaaaagaggtaggCTATAACCGTgtactactccctactctagaatatttcatcGTGATGAGCAGTCCTGTCGCCacaggtctgacaagcccccgagctcttcgtagacGAGTCATGCAGGCATCGAGTGCTTCTGAAGACGTCCGTCGGGTTCTTCGAGAGTTCCTGGATTTTTGTTTGCGTAACCGAGCGCTTCGAGTGCTCCTGGAGCAAGTCGTCCATCCTCGGAGTCCATTGGgtgcttcgagtagtcttctgAGTGCTTCTTCgactgcatcgaggctatgaggtgctcaagccccgaatctgTCCTAATATATGGTGCGtgatgtactcgcgctccatatggagtagccccggAGCCTTAGTTTGATTCGTTGAATCGGGCTGGGGATCGGTTCAGTCTTCTGGGTTCTTCTAGTGCTtgcaatatttttaaaaaaattgcctTTTTATGATACGTGTCCCGCAGaccccgagccttgaattcaaatatgtgATTTGGGGTTAAGGGTCTAGGAGATCGTATCATGTCCTCTGCGATCTTTCTGATATCATCCCGGATGCAGCGAATCTTCTGAAAAAGTGGCAGTGCGGTGTACTGTTTGCCCGTGGGTTCACGTGGCAAGTACTGCTTATAGAATCTTTTCTGTTTCGGCTGTGAGCCTCCCTGCCCTTGGTTGTCACGGGCTGAGCTACGGCTCTGCTACTTCTTCTATTTAAGCGGGGTTTGTTGCACTTGGGTATTCATTCTTGCAGTTGTAGCCATGGGTTCCAAGTGGAGTTCTTCATTGGAgagtactcgacctcctgatGAGGGTACTCGATTCATCCTtgtaggtgctagaagagtgttTGCGAGAAGCACAAACACTTGTTATCTCTCAGGCCGCCACTTTTGCTTCTCACATCGCAGCCATCCTGGTTGTCTTGATAGAGAGCTGGTGGAAGCCATGTCAGAAGCTTTTTTTTGGGTGGGAACTGTGGTTGTCTCCCCCCCCCCGATGGCCTCTGGAGAGATggcattgtttttgttgcaaaacttATCAGGGAGAAGAGCAGATACAAGAAGATGATTTGCGATGTTCCTGATTACGCAGATCTTCTTACAACAAGCCTTTTCCTCCCTGAATGTATCTGGGTTACTCCCTTTTGGGAGTAATGGACTTTGTATCTTTGTATCAGCCCTTGGGTTGTCCCCTTTGTAGTTGAGATTGAGTGGTGAAACTGTTGAGATCTTTGtattttcttgttttggaatgtaatccttgGAAGGAAATTTCCGTTATTTGCGTAGGTTCCGCTTCTTCTGTGGGCAGGTCAGGAATTTTCTTGCTGAAATAATTCTAGAACTGGTGCGTGACCTTTGAACTTCTTGTTATTTACCGTACTGCCATGGGGTGTGCTTATTTAACTGTTCGAGTAGATCTAGGTTTAGCACGCTTCCTTAACCTCTTCCGCCGCCACCAAAAAACTCATCTGCTCTTCGCCTCCAAGTGCCACAGGAAACTAGCCACCactagcccccgagcgtgaagCAAGAGATAATCTGTTTTTCTCTGTTCCCATGGCGCCGAAGAAATACGCTGCGAAAGGAAAGGCGAGCGGCGCTGCCGAGGACGGGGCGGAGGTCCAAGAGTGGAAGTCGAGTAAGTGTACCAACTCCCATCTTTTGAACCTGGTAGAGAGTCACCTTCTTCAGCCTCGGAGCGTGATCCATTGGAGACGTTCGGATGGGGAGTCTTTTCCTCATGAGGGGGGAAACGAATCTGTCGTTTTCCTTCCTCATGTTCTTTGGGGCCACGGTTTTCCCATTTCTGATTTCTCCCGAGGCCTTCTTCATGATTGGGGGGTTCAGGTGCATCATCAGACCCCTAACTCTATTCTTCACATCTCGATCTTTGTTCATCTGTGTGAAGGCTTT
This sequence is a window from Panicum virgatum strain AP13 chromosome 7K, P.virgatum_v5, whole genome shotgun sequence. Protein-coding genes within it:
- the LOC120639596 gene encoding 30S ribosomal protein S31, chloroplastic-like gives rise to the protein MALLAVQGMAMSAAAASLPSHHHGAVSSSVSTSSYALTAAAAFPRARATLAVGAVTSAAVTPVLDVYCGRGDKKTKRGKRFNHSYGNARPRNKKKGTGPQRLFAPPAPPRKDQFDDGEIIPIEIDEDILE
- the LOC120639597 gene encoding uncharacterized protein LOC120639597, with translation MPTLRRRNPDVPVKALEGIVSANTFLTVAVFIGITGTITPSATIPPACVAGDDIARNFFLFEILSFGFYLLSSLVAQGMKLAVTLLAADEFYGDGEQKPPPSDDCEEMPAWRAAGPRERRLAVLRIARPMMLLAAGCSILGTFFLLLSMVDAIQLKFGLVSCGIPLAVGATFALSGLVVGGLLFYGSTVAYALTHYLP